The genomic DNA TGCGTGCCGTCGAACAACTCGAACCACGCCGCTACGGCCAGCAGGCTCACGGCCAAGCGGATCACCTCGGCAAACGCCGGATCGTTATGGTCGAGGAACAAGCCGACCAACTGATTCGGCAACAGCCAGAACACCATGGCAAATGCCAGCATGACCACCGCGCCGAAGGCGATGCCGACCCGGCCGGACATTCGCGCATCGAGCAGTTGCCCGGCGCCGTAATGCTGGCCGATACGCATGGTGATCGCGTACGACATACCGGCGGGCACCATGAATGCCACCGAAACGATCTGCAGAGCGATCTGGTGCGCGCCCATTTGCGTGCTGCCCATGGTGCCCATGCACAGCGCCGCAAAGGCGAACAAGCCGACTTCCACTGCGTAGGTGCCGCCAATTGGCAGGCCGAGGCGCCAGAGTTCCTTGAGGTATTGCCGGTTCGGCCGAGACAGCCCGGTGCGCAACGGATAAGCGTCGTAGGCCGGATGCCGACGAATGTGCCAGGCCAGCGCCAGCGCCATGCAGTTGGCAACAATTGCCGTCACCAGCCCGATCCCCATCAACCCCGGTTTCGGCAAGCCGAACATACCGGTGATCAGTGCGTAATTGAGCAGAAAGTTAGCCACGGTGCCGCCGAGGCTGATAACCATCACCGGCGTTGCCCGGCCAATGGCGCTGGTGAAGCCGCGCAGGGCCATGAAGCTCAGATAGCCGGGCAGGGCGAAGGGTAGGGCGAT from Pseudomonas baetica includes the following:
- a CDS encoding NorM family multidrug efflux MATE transporter, which codes for MQHPVRNELWAILRLSGPLIASQLAHMLMVLTDTLMMARISPEALAGGGLGAASYSFVSIFCIGVIAAVGTLVAIRQGAGDIIGAARLTQAGLWLAWLMALGAGLLLWNLKPLLLLFGQTETNVIAAGQFLIALPFALPGYLSFMALRGFTSAIGRATPVMVISLGGTVANFLLNYALITGMFGLPKPGLMGIGLVTAIVANCMALALAWHIRRHPAYDAYPLRTGLSRPNRQYLKELWRLGLPIGGTYAVEVGLFAFAALCMGTMGSTQMGAHQIALQIVSVAFMVPAGMSYAITMRIGQHYGAGQLLDARMSGRVGIAFGAVVMLAFAMVFWLLPNQLVGLFLDHNDPAFAEVIRLAVSLLAVAAWFELFDGTQTIAMGCIRGLKDAKTTFLVGLACYWLIGAPAAWWMAFHLNWGPTGVWWGLALGLACAAVSLTLAFEWKMKRMIRREPQSQGFNIAQAE